The Halobacteriovoraceae bacterium genome includes a region encoding these proteins:
- a CDS encoding 6-carboxytetrahydropterin synthase gives MNITLFYKHVTVLDFAYLDHLKGLVGESLIVNVKFIGKTDDEGILYDFSYAKKKVKEIIDRDCDHRLVIPENLAQSNQGISQFEFSFGLEGEIIQYECPDQGLCIIPAKHVSRSNLTTHLENIILKEMPENVISIELELIDEILPANKPKFHYTHGLKDHYGNCQRLFHGHSNTVDVLVNDQRMPEFEEMFANDLFKGNIHFCFWDNVQNKEEIISAHGDIPLGSVENCPNVQIAYESSQGFFKGLIPGRHVFFLQDESTVENLSINFAKIVKAQVGENERVEVRAYEGIGKGSITVL, from the coding sequence ATGAATATTACATTATTTTATAAGCACGTGACAGTTTTGGATTTTGCTTATCTTGATCATCTCAAGGGACTTGTTGGTGAATCATTGATCGTGAACGTCAAGTTTATCGGCAAAACGGATGATGAAGGCATACTTTATGACTTTTCTTACGCTAAAAAGAAAGTTAAAGAAATTATCGATAGGGACTGTGATCATAGATTAGTTATTCCTGAAAATTTGGCACAATCCAACCAAGGAATTTCACAATTTGAATTTAGTTTTGGACTTGAGGGGGAAATAATTCAATACGAATGCCCTGATCAAGGATTATGCATTATTCCGGCCAAGCATGTGTCACGCTCAAATTTAACAACTCATCTTGAAAATATTATCTTGAAAGAAATGCCAGAGAATGTCATATCCATTGAACTTGAACTTATTGATGAAATCCTACCCGCAAATAAACCTAAATTCCACTACACTCATGGACTCAAAGACCATTATGGTAATTGTCAAAGATTGTTCCATGGACATAGCAATACAGTAGATGTCCTTGTCAACGATCAAAGAATGCCCGAATTTGAAGAAATGTTTGCAAACGATCTTTTTAAAGGAAATATCCATTTTTGTTTCTGGGACAATGTTCAAAATAAAGAAGAAATTATTTCTGCTCATGGAGATATCCCGCTTGGGAGCGTTGAAAATTGCCCAAATGTACAGATTGCGTATGAATCATCCCAAGGTTTTTTTAAAGGTTTAATCCCTGGAAGACACGTCTTTTTCCTACAAGACGAATCTACAGTTGAAAACTTATCAATTAATTTTGCAAAAATTGTCAAAGCTCAAGTAGGGGAAAATGAGAGAGTTGAAGTCAGAGCATACGAAGGAATTGGCAAAGGTTCAATTACGGTACTCTAA
- a CDS encoding GTP cyclohydrolase I FolE2, with protein sequence MNLEALRNNHQKILDCDIKDDTGLNDFQKIPDKHACSINKVGIERFRLPISIKHDDGTLMSHDSHASMFVYLQEGKTGVNMSRFCAIVQEEVNRAPLCSHLIEGILERFRKDLRDFDDEELIPESYLTLKFQYAVKQPSLKSENWGWQYYKVSLNGSDTPQGKLLTTTINYEYSSTCPCSLSMAKQYEKEYAEGLTTEGNGIATAHSQRSVATVDVTCKMGNSLTIDEIISLLRIALPTETQSLVKRVDEQAFAILNGENPMFVEHASRRLSKVLNSDKRIIDWKAKVDHLESLHSHNAVAYISKN encoded by the coding sequence ATGAATTTAGAAGCTTTAAGAAATAACCACCAGAAAATCCTAGATTGTGACATAAAAGATGATACTGGCCTAAATGATTTCCAAAAGATTCCAGATAAACATGCTTGTTCAATAAATAAAGTTGGAATTGAACGATTTCGGCTCCCAATTTCCATTAAGCACGATGATGGAACACTTATGTCACATGATTCACATGCCTCGATGTTTGTTTACCTGCAGGAGGGCAAAACAGGTGTTAACATGAGCAGGTTTTGCGCTATTGTGCAAGAGGAAGTCAACAGAGCACCTCTATGTTCTCACTTAATAGAGGGAATTTTAGAGCGTTTTCGAAAGGATTTACGAGACTTTGATGATGAGGAACTTATTCCTGAGTCTTATCTAACTTTGAAATTTCAATACGCAGTAAAGCAGCCCTCTTTAAAAAGTGAAAATTGGGGTTGGCAGTATTATAAAGTGTCTCTCAATGGAAGTGATACACCTCAGGGTAAATTGTTAACGACAACAATAAATTATGAGTACTCTTCAACTTGTCCCTGTTCACTTTCAATGGCCAAGCAGTATGAAAAAGAATATGCGGAGGGATTAACGACTGAAGGAAATGGAATTGCAACAGCTCATAGTCAGCGATCTGTTGCAACGGTAGATGTAACTTGTAAAATGGGAAATTCTCTTACAATTGATGAGATCATCTCTTTGCTAAGGATTGCACTTCCAACGGAAACTCAAAGTTTAGTAAAGCGCGTTGATGAACAGGCCTTTGCCATTTTGAATGGTGAAAATCCAATGTTTGTTGAGCATGCTTCTCGAAGATTATCTAAAGTACTTAATTCAGATAAAAGAATAATAGATTGGAAGGCCAAAGTAGATCACTTGGAATCACTTCACAGTCACAATGCAGTTGCTTATATTTCAAAAAACTAA
- a CDS encoding response regulator produces the protein MEEKFLKTFNNYRIVARIFILATLYYFSSKLAFLLAIPPGYASAIWPATGIATAFAYLYGPGVALGSLIGSFLINIDITLNYNNLLEVGPLSAPLFISFGAYTHAVFSAFLIKQFCKFPSFIEEPFKIMKFLIITGPISCLVSATIGVSTLYFFNVIPIESFATNWLTWWIGDSIGGVLITPLAILIIKRPTRIRTIIIPIVIVLTTVITTFFIISQKEEEKIEKEFNKESRYFAKQIEKSFENYIEIISNIQRLFESSQKVTLQEYKSFTKNLINREIGVLQLAWVPIVKKEEINDFKKDLQKNDGFKINFYEKNELGNYVPISKRDLYFPLTYVTSLESENYQLGYDLGSTPLFLKKMTDSINKNKTVLISNFLQKNSNEIIFELFVPIKHMNGNTIGLVKGVFDFSKLLIVLKEDMQKSGIELNLYKSFSDYKEQVQIYSSYDKENPKLPIYTKYMDLKLVDTNLRSLFFIDQSYLKVHKSWYTWTILAAGLFFVILFEIILLIILGQERQINRLVDQKTFELENALIEIKKLSKYKSDFLANMNHEIRTPMNGILGMSELILEGDNIDKDLRDNLEMIKDCSFSLMGIINNILDYTKLEQGKYQINEGVIDLHKVFRELETVYLLEAGKKNLNFKATFDSNVPYKIFTDELAIRQILINLLENAIKFTEKGMIEFHVSVSIAGNKPMIVFKISDTGIGIDKENELQLFESLYQGDLTSSKKYQGSGLGLSIVKEFIDKLDGTISIDSKTEQGTKFVVHIPINSKKSKKFIDDFIYSNENLNVLVVEDNEINSKMLRKLLEKNGHTCKVAFNGQEAIEMVRKFQFDLILMDLLMPVLDGYEATRQIRKMKSRSDLPIYAVTASAENDIKLACQECGMNGIITKPFNISEVVRILNSTKKAS, from the coding sequence ATGGAAGAAAAATTCTTGAAAACATTTAATAACTATCGGATTGTCGCAAGAATATTTATTCTCGCAACATTGTATTACTTTTCATCAAAACTAGCTTTTCTCCTGGCCATACCACCAGGTTATGCTTCGGCCATTTGGCCAGCAACTGGAATAGCAACCGCATTTGCATATCTCTATGGGCCAGGAGTCGCTCTTGGATCTTTGATTGGATCTTTTCTAATTAATATAGATATAACATTAAACTATAATAATTTATTAGAGGTGGGGCCATTAAGTGCTCCATTATTTATTTCTTTTGGGGCCTATACACATGCTGTATTTTCAGCATTTCTCATAAAACAATTCTGTAAATTCCCATCATTTATTGAAGAACCCTTTAAAATTATGAAATTCCTCATCATTACAGGTCCTATTAGCTGTTTAGTTTCTGCAACAATTGGAGTGAGTACCCTTTATTTTTTTAATGTCATTCCTATTGAATCTTTTGCTACTAACTGGCTAACATGGTGGATTGGTGATTCTATTGGAGGCGTTTTAATCACTCCTCTGGCCATTTTAATAATTAAACGTCCAACAAGAATAAGAACTATTATCATTCCAATAGTGATTGTACTTACTACAGTGATTACAACATTTTTTATAATAAGCCAGAAGGAAGAAGAAAAAATAGAAAAAGAGTTTAATAAAGAAAGTCGATACTTTGCAAAACAGATAGAGAAGTCATTTGAAAATTATATTGAAATCATTTCGAATATACAGCGTTTATTCGAAAGTAGTCAAAAGGTAACTTTACAAGAATATAAATCTTTTACTAAAAATCTCATAAATCGTGAAATAGGAGTTCTTCAGTTAGCTTGGGTTCCAATCGTAAAAAAAGAAGAAATTAATGATTTTAAAAAAGATCTACAAAAAAATGATGGTTTTAAAATAAACTTTTATGAAAAAAATGAACTTGGAAACTACGTTCCTATTTCAAAAAGAGATCTCTATTTCCCTCTCACTTATGTTACTTCTCTTGAATCCGAAAATTATCAATTAGGTTATGATTTAGGATCAACTCCATTGTTCTTGAAAAAAATGACAGATTCCATTAACAAAAATAAAACTGTATTAATATCCAATTTTTTACAAAAAAATTCTAATGAAATTATATTTGAACTTTTTGTTCCCATTAAACATATGAATGGAAATACAATAGGTCTTGTAAAAGGTGTATTCGATTTTTCTAAGCTTTTAATTGTACTAAAAGAAGATATGCAAAAAAGTGGAATAGAATTAAATCTATATAAATCTTTTTCTGATTACAAAGAACAAGTTCAAATTTATAGTAGTTATGATAAAGAGAATCCTAAACTTCCGATTTACACTAAATATATGGATCTTAAATTAGTTGATACAAATTTAAGATCGTTATTCTTCATTGACCAATCCTATTTGAAAGTTCATAAAAGTTGGTACACTTGGACAATTCTGGCCGCAGGGTTGTTTTTTGTTATTTTATTTGAAATTATATTACTCATAATATTAGGACAAGAAAGGCAAATTAATAGATTAGTTGATCAGAAAACATTTGAATTAGAAAATGCCTTAATTGAAATAAAAAAATTATCTAAATACAAATCTGATTTCCTTGCAAACATGAATCATGAAATTCGCACTCCTATGAATGGTATTCTAGGAATGTCTGAACTTATTTTAGAAGGAGATAATATTGACAAAGATCTTCGTGACAATTTAGAAATGATCAAAGACTGTTCTTTTAGTCTTATGGGGATTATCAATAATATTTTAGACTATACAAAACTTGAACAAGGTAAATATCAAATTAATGAAGGCGTAATAGACTTACACAAGGTTTTTAGAGAACTAGAAACGGTCTATCTTCTTGAAGCTGGTAAGAAAAATCTAAACTTTAAAGCAACTTTTGACTCTAATGTTCCTTATAAGATTTTTACAGATGAATTAGCGATAAGGCAGATTCTCATAAATCTATTAGAAAATGCGATTAAATTCACTGAAAAGGGAATGATAGAGTTTCATGTTTCTGTCTCTATCGCAGGCAATAAACCAATGATAGTCTTTAAGATCTCTGATACTGGGATCGGAATTGATAAAGAAAATGAATTACAACTTTTTGAATCTCTTTATCAAGGAGATCTTACGAGTTCCAAAAAATATCAAGGTTCTGGTCTTGGACTTTCCATTGTAAAAGAATTTATTGATAAACTTGATGGGACTATTTCAATTGATAGTAAAACCGAACAGGGGACGAAATTTGTAGTGCATATTCCAATCAATTCTAAAAAATCTAAAAAGTTTATTGACGATTTTATCTATTCAAATGAGAATTTAAACGTTTTAGTTGTTGAAGATAATGAAATTAATTCGAAAATGTTAAGAAAACTCCTAGAAAAAAACGGACATACTTGTAAAGTGGCCTTCAATGGGCAAGAGGCCATTGAAATGGTTCGAAAATTTCAATTCGATTTAATTCTTATGGACTTACTCATGCCTGTTTTAGATGGATATGAAGCAACGAGACAAATACGAAAAATGAAAAGTAGAAGTGATCTACCAATCTATGCCGTTACGGCCAGTGCTGAAAATGATATAAAACTGGCCTGTCAAGAATGTGGTATGAATGGAATTATTACTAAACCTTTTAATATTTCAGAAGTTGTAAGGATTCTAAATTCGACCAAAAAGGCCAGTTAG
- a CDS encoding NAD-binding protein — translation MDRNQQRYSIILILLLFSLTGVGTLGYMYIEGWNLNDSFYMTIITLTTTGFSEVNNLSSVGRLFTVILLLVGMGVVAYSVTGLMSIFFSMDLSQSRRKKMQKKINQLSGHIIVCGFGRMGKIICKELEFKKREFVVIEKSENLISDLQKSDYLWLEGDATHDEHLISAGVERASFLAAMVDNDADNLYLSLAARGLNPDIYIIARASEEEARPKIIRAGANKVVLPISMSAHKVAQTLVNPDLEEIIRIEGIRGGDTEVELIDLPIKDYSKLKGKNLVNCGLKRDGIIVVGVRKSDGSFIFAPPSDYEFASGDVLLTLTHKETFNKVLSCLE, via the coding sequence ATGGATAGGAATCAGCAAAGATATTCTATTATCTTAATACTTCTTCTTTTCTCATTAACTGGCGTTGGAACTCTAGGTTACATGTATATTGAAGGTTGGAATTTAAATGACTCCTTCTATATGACAATTATAACCCTAACGACAACCGGGTTTTCTGAAGTCAATAATCTCTCAAGTGTTGGCCGTCTATTTACAGTAATTTTATTACTCGTAGGAATGGGAGTTGTAGCCTATTCAGTAACAGGATTAATGAGCATATTTTTTAGTATGGATTTATCACAAAGTCGGAGGAAGAAAATGCAAAAGAAAATTAATCAACTCTCTGGCCATATTATTGTCTGTGGATTTGGTCGAATGGGAAAAATTATTTGTAAAGAACTTGAATTTAAAAAAAGAGAATTTGTAGTGATAGAAAAATCAGAAAACTTAATAAGTGATCTTCAAAAGAGTGATTATCTTTGGCTTGAGGGAGATGCCACACACGATGAACATTTAATCTCAGCTGGTGTAGAGAGGGCATCGTTCCTAGCGGCCATGGTTGATAATGATGCGGACAATTTATATTTATCGCTCGCAGCAAGAGGTCTTAATCCAGATATCTATATAATTGCTAGGGCAAGTGAAGAAGAGGCCAGACCAAAAATTATTAGAGCTGGTGCAAATAAGGTAGTACTACCAATTTCAATGTCAGCACACAAAGTTGCTCAAACTCTAGTTAATCCAGATCTTGAAGAAATAATTAGAATTGAAGGAATTCGAGGAGGAGATACAGAAGTAGAGCTAATTGATCTACCAATAAAAGATTATTCAAAACTTAAAGGGAAAAACTTAGTTAATTGTGGATTAAAAAGAGATGGTATAATCGTTGTTGGTGTTAGAAAATCTGATGGAAGTTTTATATTTGCCCCACCTTCCGACTACGAATTTGCTAGTGGTGATGTATTACTCACTTTAACTCATAAGGAAACATTTAATAAAGTTTTATCCTGTCTAGAATAG
- a CDS encoding glutathione S-transferase N-terminal domain-containing protein, translating into MNELVLIGTHRSPYTRKLRLFLHGQDFNFKSVDFEDEKDLTYIESLNVLRKIPILIHGEMTIFESRQIYEYLNNVYLAQAREDEIFQNTLSVIDGITDAGFLAFQFMKYIPQFEQNSFYKIQINRIEKSLSYLEKNHLVKKWDFLGHGLLSCIEWFQFRSIYDCSQFEKIMNFIAENGNRPEVKESRPF; encoded by the coding sequence ATGAATGAGCTTGTTTTAATTGGAACACACCGTTCCCCCTATACCAGAAAGTTAAGACTCTTTTTACATGGCCAAGACTTTAATTTTAAATCAGTTGATTTTGAAGATGAAAAAGATTTGACCTATATTGAATCCCTCAATGTATTAAGAAAAATTCCAATATTAATCCATGGTGAAATGACTATATTTGAATCAAGGCAGATATATGAATATCTCAATAATGTATATCTTGCTCAAGCACGTGAAGATGAAATATTTCAAAATACTTTATCTGTTATAGATGGTATTACAGATGCTGGCTTCTTGGCCTTTCAGTTTATGAAATATATCCCTCAATTCGAACAAAATAGTTTTTATAAAATACAAATCAATAGGATTGAGAAATCTTTAAGTTATTTAGAAAAAAACCATTTAGTAAAAAAATGGGATTTTTTAGGCCATGGACTTCTAAGTTGTATTGAGTGGTTTCAATTTCGATCAATTTATGATTGTTCTCAGTTTGAAAAAATTATGAATTTCATTGCTGAAAATGGAAACAGACCAGAAGTAAAAGAATCAAGACCATTCTAG
- a CDS encoding DUF2797 domain-containing protein, whose product MKFSGNILKMKTTLNSPVSYSLPLGDNLVPMNQFIGRNIKLEYNGQINCIATGEKIKKTYNQGYSYKAFMQLPECDVCIVKPELCHYSKGTCRDKEWGEKHCFIPHFVYLAISSHVKVGITRHTQIPTRWIDQGATEALPVVRVKDRKSAGEIEVELKSMFSDKTNWRKMIKGEVEQEIDLYDLREQIYNDFADLLDHMDAEDLDDDLTLIEYPILSVPEKINSISFDKTSVVEQKLTGIKGQYLIFEKGVLNMRKHQGYFITLET is encoded by the coding sequence ATGAAATTCTCCGGAAATATTTTAAAAATGAAAACAACATTAAATTCTCCTGTTAGCTATTCTTTGCCTCTTGGTGACAATTTAGTTCCAATGAATCAATTTATTGGTAGAAATATCAAACTTGAGTACAATGGCCAGATCAATTGTATTGCTACCGGTGAGAAAATCAAAAAAACATACAATCAGGGATATTCATATAAAGCATTTATGCAATTACCTGAATGCGATGTTTGTATCGTTAAACCTGAATTGTGTCATTATAGTAAAGGAACGTGTAGAGATAAAGAATGGGGAGAAAAACACTGCTTTATTCCACATTTTGTGTATCTCGCAATTTCTTCTCATGTGAAAGTTGGGATCACACGACACACACAAATTCCTACAAGATGGATTGATCAAGGCGCCACAGAGGCCCTACCTGTTGTAAGAGTTAAAGACAGAAAAAGTGCTGGAGAAATAGAAGTTGAGTTAAAATCAATGTTTAGTGATAAAACGAATTGGCGGAAAATGATAAAAGGAGAAGTAGAACAAGAAATTGATCTCTATGATTTAAGAGAACAAATTTATAATGATTTTGCTGATCTTTTAGATCATATGGATGCTGAAGATTTAGACGATGATCTTACATTAATCGAATATCCCATTTTAAGTGTTCCAGAAAAAATTAATTCAATTAGTTTTGATAAAACTTCAGTTGTGGAACAAAAATTGACAGGAATTAAAGGACAATACCTCATATTTGAAAAAGGCGTTCTTAATATGAGAAAGCACCAGGGATACTTTATAACATTGGAGACATGA
- a CDS encoding alkaline phosphatase family protein, producing the protein MLKILLFCCFVISSCANISIVPGGEGHLSILQTSTNETESIINILATKTSNYDYMIFKNGLHGQSVEDFKIINHTVAYSDWMITEIHLNNLNKDNTYLLVVKEADKTIDIRKFKALDTTKKELRFLLTSCMSDMFPEIQSDIWGQVFKHDLDMYLLIGDNVYGDYVDGKWIENGASPQQLWQRFVDGRLNFRLYKKRELVPVYGIWDDHDYGKNNGDKNFKYARENANIFKVFFPNGQLSNEHKGFGVGYSLNFVNANFYFLDNRTFRDSANDVRGTHFGVSQVQWLKQELDQSEKLSFLISGDQFFGNFHPFESYERLHPNSFMTFLEILRDKPVLFLSGDRHLSEIQNIDKSYIGRQTFEITSSGIHAKVFPGSFEKYPNPNQIVGIDGQYNFTIIELKSLKNQSIINVKNEVYGGKTSFQKKLVLSNEKNKTN; encoded by the coding sequence ATGTTAAAAATTTTATTATTTTGTTGTTTTGTTATTTCATCATGCGCAAATATTTCAATTGTGCCAGGAGGTGAGGGGCATCTATCTATACTTCAAACTTCAACAAATGAAACAGAGTCGATAATCAATATTTTAGCAACTAAAACTTCAAATTATGATTACATGATTTTCAAAAATGGCCTCCATGGACAGAGTGTTGAAGATTTTAAAATTATCAATCATACTGTTGCATACTCAGATTGGATGATAACTGAAATTCATCTGAACAATTTAAATAAAGATAATACCTATTTGCTTGTTGTAAAAGAGGCCGATAAAACAATTGATATAAGAAAATTCAAAGCTTTGGATACAACTAAAAAAGAACTTAGATTTTTATTAACTTCTTGCATGTCAGATATGTTTCCTGAAATTCAAAGTGATATTTGGGGACAAGTTTTCAAGCATGACTTAGACATGTACCTTCTCATTGGAGATAATGTATATGGTGATTATGTTGATGGAAAATGGATCGAAAACGGGGCATCTCCACAACAGTTATGGCAGCGTTTTGTAGATGGTAGACTAAATTTCAGATTATACAAAAAAAGAGAATTAGTTCCAGTTTATGGAATATGGGATGATCATGATTACGGTAAAAATAATGGGGATAAAAATTTTAAGTATGCGAGAGAAAATGCAAATATTTTTAAAGTTTTCTTTCCCAATGGCCAATTAAGTAATGAACACAAAGGTTTTGGGGTTGGATATAGTTTAAATTTCGTAAATGCCAATTTCTATTTTTTAGACAACAGAACATTTAGAGACTCGGCCAATGACGTGCGTGGGACTCATTTTGGGGTATCTCAAGTCCAATGGCTTAAACAAGAACTTGATCAAAGTGAAAAGCTTTCATTCTTAATAAGTGGCGATCAGTTTTTTGGTAACTTTCATCCATTTGAATCATATGAAAGACTTCATCCAAATAGTTTTATGACTTTTCTTGAGATTTTAAGAGATAAACCAGTGCTCTTTTTATCAGGAGATAGACATCTTTCAGAAATTCAAAATATAGATAAAAGTTATATTGGTAGACAAACATTTGAAATAACTAGCTCTGGTATACATGCAAAAGTTTTTCCCGGTAGTTTTGAAAAATATCCAAATCCCAATCAAATCGTAGGAATAGATGGACAATATAATTTCACGATTATTGAACTAAAGAGTTTGAAAAATCAAAGCATTATTAATGTTAAGAATGAAGTTTATGGTGGGAAAACTTCTTTTCAAAAAAAATTGGTGTTATCAAATGAAAAAAATAAAACAAATTGA
- the nth gene encoding endonuclease III — translation MNKSERVEYLAMKLEEFFPETPIPLDHRDSYTLLIAVLLSAQCTDERVNKITPTLFGIASSAEEMLKLSVSEIEDIIRPCGLAPRKAKAIYNLSKILIEKYDGEVPNQIELLEELPGVGHKTASVVMAQAFGQPAFPVDTHIHRIAQQWDLTNGKNVVQTEKDLKRLFPKNLWNKLHLQIIFYGRKYCSARQCDGLSCVLCKTCFPERKRPKTYKKA, via the coding sequence ATGAATAAAAGTGAAAGAGTGGAATATCTGGCCATGAAGTTAGAAGAGTTTTTTCCAGAGACTCCCATCCCACTTGATCACAGGGATTCATATACTCTGCTTATAGCGGTTTTACTTTCTGCACAATGCACTGACGAAAGAGTAAATAAAATTACTCCTACTCTTTTTGGTATAGCAAGTTCTGCGGAAGAAATGCTCAAGTTAAGTGTTTCAGAAATCGAAGATATAATTCGGCCATGCGGTTTGGCCCCAAGAAAAGCTAAGGCCATTTATAATCTTTCAAAAATTTTAATTGAAAAATACGATGGAGAAGTTCCTAATCAAATTGAACTCCTTGAAGAATTACCAGGAGTTGGACACAAGACAGCTTCGGTTGTTATGGCCCAGGCCTTTGGGCAACCGGCCTTTCCAGTTGACACTCATATTCACAGAATTGCCCAACAATGGGATCTTACAAATGGTAAAAATGTAGTTCAAACGGAAAAAGATCTTAAAAGACTATTTCCTAAAAATTTATGGAATAAACTTCATTTACAAATTATTTTCTACGGGCGCAAATATTGTAGCGCTCGACAATGTGATGGTTTAAGTTGTGTTTTGTGTAAGACTTGTTTTCCTGAACGCAAAAGGCCAAAAACTTATAAAAAGGCATAA
- the yidD gene encoding membrane protein insertion efficiency factor YidD, with translation MKSIILGLIKFYQYFLSPFLGTNCRFSPTCSEYAKQCFIKFHPMKAFALTIWRILRCQPYSKGGYDPVPDTPKRKDYK, from the coding sequence ATGAAAAGTATTATTTTGGGCCTTATAAAATTTTATCAGTACTTTTTATCGCCATTTCTTGGGACGAATTGTCGTTTTTCGCCGACATGCTCAGAGTATGCGAAACAATGTTTCATAAAATTTCACCCCATGAAGGCCTTTGCTTTAACAATCTGGAGAATTCTAAGATGCCAACCTTACTCAAAGGGAGGTTATGATCCGGTTCCAGATACACCAAAACGAAAGGACTATAAATGA
- the dacB gene encoding D-alanyl-D-alanine carboxypeptidase/D-alanyl-D-alanine-endopeptidase, giving the protein MKYFLLSLVLISVIYASEFTQGVDKLEKDIFEKYKFQENQISFTFKEISSLEEQKLNHREFNQTRPFIPASVAKVFSTFYALKTLGPDFRFQTILRSNGIVKEGVLQGDLHLRGTGDPSLNNSHLFNLVLQLKSLGITKIAGKFYYDDSHFAYLEKISDLGLGDQTYNPGLSALSSEYNRVKIWRYGNYRTTWKDKFIEIPDLDTFSVENSKDKFHLGKRFKLAEVNENKEIWLISNHLRYNTVEEIPIRNPALWTASLFKLMAQREGIDLPLIEKLPSPVPNPLAYKTLALNQSAPLIQLVKLTHEYSNNLFAEAIVVAAHLHRGKQITTIEQSANELLIALKELFPKLDWSSFSFKNASGLSSNSKVSTDLIASFLKNIVSEKFGNHFFRSTLSISGQSGWLIRRLNTPDLSHRVWAKTGAIDYVSSLAGYFYAKSGKLYSFALIVNDFEKRNKSDNGDEKEIYSLKNSALKWRHRSHDFMDDLLTHWINRY; this is encoded by the coding sequence ATGAAATATTTCCTTCTCTCATTAGTGCTTATTTCGGTCATTTATGCATCCGAATTCACTCAAGGTGTAGATAAATTAGAAAAAGATATTTTCGAAAAATATAAGTTTCAAGAAAACCAAATTTCTTTTACGTTTAAAGAAATTAGCTCTCTGGAAGAACAAAAACTAAATCATAGAGAATTCAATCAAACTAGGCCCTTTATCCCTGCATCAGTGGCCAAAGTCTTTTCAACTTTTTATGCTTTAAAAACTCTAGGGCCTGATTTTCGTTTCCAAACAATTCTACGATCTAACGGAATAGTAAAAGAAGGTGTGCTCCAGGGAGATCTTCATCTGCGTGGCACAGGGGATCCATCTTTGAACAATTCACATTTATTCAATCTTGTCTTACAACTCAAATCATTAGGAATTACAAAAATTGCTGGAAAATTTTATTATGATGATTCACACTTTGCTTATTTAGAAAAAATTAGTGACTTAGGTTTGGGAGATCAAACTTATAATCCTGGACTATCAGCACTTTCAAGTGAATACAATCGAGTCAAAATATGGAGATATGGGAACTATAGAACAACTTGGAAAGATAAGTTTATAGAAATTCCAGATTTAGATACCTTTAGTGTTGAGAATTCTAAAGATAAATTTCACTTGGGTAAAAGGTTCAAACTTGCAGAGGTAAATGAGAATAAAGAAATTTGGCTAATCAGCAATCACTTACGTTATAACACTGTTGAAGAAATACCTATTCGCAATCCTGCACTTTGGACGGCCTCACTTTTTAAATTGATGGCCCAAAGAGAAGGAATTGACTTACCATTGATAGAAAAACTTCCCTCACCTGTTCCAAATCCGTTGGCCTACAAAACTCTTGCTCTCAATCAATCTGCACCATTGATACAGTTAGTAAAGCTTACACATGAATATAGTAATAATTTATTCGCTGAAGCAATTGTAGTTGCTGCACATTTGCACAGAGGAAAACAAATCACAACTATTGAACAGAGTGCGAATGAATTGCTCATTGCTCTGAAAGAATTATTTCCAAAATTAGATTGGAGCAGTTTTTCCTTTAAAAATGCTTCTGGTCTGTCATCAAATTCAAAAGTGAGTACAGATCTAATAGCAAGTTTTTTAAAAAATATAGTTTCTGAAAAATTTGGCAACCACTTTTTTAGGAGTACATTAAGTATTTCAGGTCAAAGTGGTTGGTTGATTAGAAGATTAAACACTCCAGATTTATCACATCGCGTATGGGCCAAGACAGGTGCCATAGATTATGTCTCATCTTTGGCCGGATATTTTTATGCAAAATCAGGTAAGTTATACAGCTTTGCATTAATAGTAAATGATTTTGAAAAACGCAACAAGTCAGACAATGGTGATGAAAAAGAAATTTACTCCTTAAAAAATTCCGCTTTAAAATGGCGACATCGTTCACATGATTTTATGGATGATTTGTTAACTCACTGGATAAATCGTTATTAG